A region of Actinobacillus porcitonsillarum DNA encodes the following proteins:
- a CDS encoding MerR family transcriptional regulator: MLKMNELSTLTNTPKSTILYYIKEGLLPEPHKDKPNFHLYDENNIQLIEFIKYLQTNFSASISQIKAIFEQPDFDLSNPYKSLIHSLHLIIHAESERFTPSELCDEFGITEIELNELVENGLINPRNGIFTTRERDMLAIISRCDGQEYQLLQQYAEMAKTLAQQEVEIGMNILHSQTQQNERLKHFFDLLLLLKPYMLNQQTFNAYQQL; encoded by the coding sequence ATGCTAAAAATGAATGAATTATCGACACTAACAAACACACCAAAATCTACGATTTTATATTACATTAAAGAAGGTTTACTGCCTGAACCTCATAAAGATAAACCTAATTTCCATCTCTATGACGAAAACAATATTCAATTAATTGAATTCATTAAATATCTGCAAACAAATTTCTCAGCTTCTATTTCTCAAATAAAAGCAATCTTTGAGCAACCTGACTTCGATTTATCAAATCCTTACAAAAGTTTGATCCATTCACTTCACTTAATTATTCACGCAGAAAGCGAACGTTTTACCCCGTCAGAACTTTGCGATGAATTTGGGATTACCGAAATTGAATTAAACGAATTAGTTGAAAATGGGCTTATCAATCCAAGAAATGGTATTTTTACGACACGAGAAAGAGATATGCTCGCCATCATTAGCCGATGTGATGGACAAGAATATCAACTTCTTCAGCAATATGCGGAAATGGCTAAAACACTTGCACAGCAAGAAGTTGAAATTGGCATGAATATCCTACATTCTCAAACCCAACAAAATGAGCGATTAAAGCATTTCTTTGATTTATTACTTTTACTCAAGCCTTACATGCTAAATCAACAAACATTTAATGCTTACCAACAGCTGTAA
- a CDS encoding LysR family transcriptional regulator, translating into MNKLDAIKYFCLASETLNFRETAMQLAVSPSVVTRVIAELEQELGEQLFKRNTRQIRLTNFGEQFLIKAKQLLADTDNLFKLGKQQTDEMAGVVRITFPRWRENDKILDELLTALAPYPQLVIDWREDMTKFDAVEHRIDIGLRIGPEPNPNFIIRKIADLQDWIVASPKLLERLGTPKDLDDLQRNFPFSLPINVETGRAWDLAMNDEQKLLPREVLFYSSDPECELKAVLRGNVVGFISELFCKPYFERGELVKLFPELPIDKWQLYLYRPYQTITSPRVLFVFDRLTEILKRRYG; encoded by the coding sequence ATGAACAAGCTCGATGCGATTAAATATTTTTGCCTTGCCAGCGAAACGCTGAATTTTCGGGAAACGGCAATGCAGTTGGCGGTTTCGCCTTCGGTAGTCACGCGTGTGATTGCGGAATTGGAACAGGAATTGGGCGAGCAGTTGTTTAAGCGAAACACTCGACAAATTCGCCTGACCAATTTTGGCGAGCAGTTTTTGATTAAGGCAAAACAACTGCTGGCGGACACCGATAATCTGTTCAAACTCGGCAAGCAACAAACGGACGAAATGGCAGGTGTGGTGCGGATTACCTTTCCCCGTTGGCGTGAAAATGACAAAATTCTGGACGAACTTTTGACCGCACTTGCGCCCTATCCGCAGTTGGTGATTGATTGGCGTGAAGATATGACCAAATTTGATGCGGTGGAACATCGCATTGATATTGGCTTGCGTATTGGACCTGAGCCGAACCCGAATTTTATTATCCGTAAAATTGCCGATTTACAAGATTGGATTGTCGCTTCGCCGAAATTACTGGAACGATTGGGAACGCCGAAAGATTTAGATGACTTGCAGCGCAATTTCCCCTTTTCCTTGCCGATCAACGTAGAAACAGGGCGAGCGTGGGATTTAGCGATGAATGACGAGCAAAAACTGCTACCGAGAGAGGTGCTTTTTTACAGCTCCGACCCTGAATGTGAGCTAAAAGCAGTGCTGCGTGGCAACGTGGTGGGCTTTATCAGCGAACTGTTCTGCAAACCATATTTTGAGCGTGGCGAGTTAGTGAAGTTATTTCCTGAATTGCCGATTGATAAATGGCAACTGTATTTATACCGCCCGTATCAAACCATCACATCGCCACGAGTGCTGTTTGTGTTTGACCGCTTAACGGAGATTTTGAAACGGCGGTATGGGTAA
- a CDS encoding GNAT family N-acetyltransferase has translation MIRPAKTEDVARIAELLYQVHAVHAEARPDIFQAGKRKYNDEEIVALLADEQKPIFVYEDENGTVQGYAFCVYQITQGIPALFDRKVLYIDDLCVDASQRGKKIGEKLYQHVVAYAKENGCDSVTLHVWNDNQGAFRFYERLGLEPLKTLMEQKL, from the coding sequence ATGATCAGACCCGCAAAAACCGAAGATGTGGCACGTATTGCCGAGTTGTTGTATCAAGTTCACGCTGTACACGCTGAAGCTCGTCCTGATATTTTTCAGGCAGGCAAGCGCAAATACAACGATGAAGAAATTGTCGCTTTGTTGGCAGATGAGCAAAAACCGATTTTTGTTTATGAAGACGAAAACGGCACGGTGCAAGGCTATGCGTTTTGTGTATATCAAATTACGCAGGGCATTCCGGCTTTATTTGATCGCAAGGTGTTGTACATTGACGACCTTTGTGTGGACGCTTCGCAACGGGGTAAAAAAATTGGCGAGAAATTGTATCAACACGTGGTGGCATACGCCAAAGAGAACGGTTGCGATAGCGTAACGTTGCACGTTTGGAATGACAATCAAGGGGCATTTCGTTTCTATGAACGTTTAGGGCTTGAGCCACTTAAGACCTTGATGGAACAGAAACTATAA
- a CDS encoding NAD(P)H-dependent oxidoreductase gives MKKVLVISGHPNLSQSIANQTIIDSLASGLNSVEIRRLDTLYPTEQIDVSTEQQALLNADVIVWQFPFYWYSMPALMKKWLDEVFLHGFAHGSTAKLGGKKLVISITTGAPEVAYQEDAVMKHTMAQLVAPFESIAALCQLDLQNISYLNGVSYVGRNEEKIAEQKQTARKYAEQLIQTINELIGEK, from the coding sequence ATGAAAAAGGTTTTAGTGATTTCAGGACACCCGAATTTATCGCAATCTATCGCCAACCAAACCATTATTGACAGCTTAGCAAGCGGTCTAAATTCGGTGGAAATTCGCCGATTAGATACGCTCTACCCAACCGAACAAATTGATGTTAGCACCGAGCAGCAAGCTTTGCTCAATGCCGATGTGATTGTGTGGCAATTTCCGTTTTACTGGTATTCAATGCCGGCATTGATGAAAAAATGGCTAGACGAAGTGTTTTTACACGGTTTTGCTCACGGTTCAACGGCGAAATTAGGCGGTAAAAAATTAGTGATTTCCATCACAACCGGCGCCCCCGAAGTGGCTTATCAAGAAGATGCTGTGATGAAACACACAATGGCGCAATTAGTTGCCCCTTTTGAAAGTATTGCGGCGTTATGCCAATTAGATTTACAGAATATCAGCTATTTGAACGGTGTGAGTTATGTGGGGCGTAACGAAGAAAAAATCGCTGAGCAAAAACAAACAGCCCGTAAATATGCCGAGCAACTTATTCAAACCATCAATGAATTAATTGGAGAAAAATAA
- a CDS encoding YciI family protein codes for MYLIDISLKNSTLSEEEQAKQLDAHRAWFAKYFQQGNFLLLGPYLDKERAGVIIAQTESREQLESILAEDVYYPNLADYQIREFKAAMVAENIQQFQGA; via the coding sequence ATGTATTTAATTGATATTTCATTAAAAAATTCAACCTTATCCGAAGAAGAACAAGCTAAACAACTTGACGCACATCGTGCGTGGTTTGCCAAATATTTCCAACAAGGCAACTTTTTATTACTCGGTCCTTATTTAGATAAAGAACGTGCCGGTGTGATTATTGCCCAGACAGAAAGCCGTGAACAGTTAGAAAGTATTCTAGCAGAAGATGTTTATTACCCTAACTTAGCCGATTACCAAATCCGTGAATTTAAAGCGGCAATGGTGGCGGAAAATATTCAACAATTTCAAGGAGCATAA
- a CDS encoding SDR family oxidoreductase, protein MNNIENKVVIITGASSGIGEATAYKLAQAGAKLVLGARREDKLQAIVNNIKANGGEAVYRVTDVVKAEDNQALVALAKSAFGKVDAIFLNAGLMPNSPLSALETNNWNAMVDVNIKGVLNGIAAVLPTFEAQKSGHILATSSVAGLKVYPGCAVYCGTKWAVKAIIEGLRMESAQAGTNIRTATIYPAAVQSELVAGITNPEMAEAMRGLYDTYEIPAERVANVVAFALNQPEDTNISEFTLGPTTQPW, encoded by the coding sequence ATGAACAACATTGAAAACAAAGTCGTGATTATTACCGGTGCAAGTAGCGGTATTGGCGAAGCCACCGCTTATAAATTGGCACAAGCAGGAGCGAAATTAGTTTTGGGCGCACGCCGTGAAGATAAATTACAAGCCATCGTAAACAACATTAAAGCCAACGGTGGCGAAGCGGTGTATCGTGTTACCGATGTCGTCAAAGCGGAAGACAATCAAGCCTTAGTCGCATTAGCCAAATCCGCTTTCGGCAAAGTAGATGCGATTTTCTTAAATGCCGGATTGATGCCAAATTCCCCCCTTTCTGCGCTTGAAACGAATAATTGGAATGCGATGGTTGATGTGAATATTAAAGGTGTACTCAACGGAATTGCTGCCGTGTTACCGACTTTTGAAGCACAAAAATCAGGACATATTTTAGCGACCTCTTCCGTTGCTGGCTTAAAAGTTTACCCGGGTTGCGCCGTCTATTGCGGCACGAAATGGGCGGTTAAAGCGATTATAGAAGGCTTACGAATGGAAAGCGCACAAGCCGGCACAAACATTCGCACCGCAACCATTTACCCTGCGGCAGTACAATCCGAATTGGTAGCAGGCATTACTAACCCTGAAATGGCTGAAGCAATGCGTGGTTTATATGACACTTACGAAATCCCTGCCGAACGTGTAGCAAACGTGGTGGCATTTGCGTTAAACCAACCCGAAGATACCAATATCTCTGAATTCACACTGGGCCCGACTACTCAACCTTGGTAA
- a CDS encoding putative quinol monooxygenase, with amino-acid sequence MSLSTQAEPIIRIFEMQIRPESVEQFTELGKHNIRQSVNTEQGVLGMYVMTDKTDPNKFYVVEAYADETAYQAHRASPHFQAWLNGAKEMIVSRKMIETNPVVFGSKAVSVP; translated from the coding sequence ATGAGTTTATCAACCCAAGCCGAACCAATTATTCGCATTTTTGAAATGCAAATCCGCCCCGAAAGCGTGGAACAATTCACTGAATTAGGCAAACACAATATTCGCCAATCGGTCAATACCGAGCAAGGTGTGTTGGGAATGTATGTCATGACCGACAAAACCGACCCGAACAAATTTTATGTCGTAGAAGCCTATGCCGATGAAACCGCCTATCAGGCACATCGTGCTTCGCCCCATTTTCAAGCGTGGCTCAATGGTGCCAAAGAGATGATTGTGTCACGCAAAATGATTGAAACCAATCCAGTGGTGTTTGGTTCAAAAGCGGTGTCTGTACCATAA
- a CDS encoding DapH/DapD/GlmU-related protein has translation MIHAFPLNQPILADSPIFEEIHRIVEQNAPKLAALNSGYHSPEEVRSVFSEISGQKIDESVVISLPVYSDFGSHIRFGKEIFINSNVMFTDLGGITIEDKVLIGPKASILTVNHPTNPTQRRGLILKPVHLKKNCWIGANATILPGVTVGENAIVAAGAVVSKDVPDNAIVAGIPAKVIQMID, from the coding sequence ATGATCCACGCATTTCCCCTTAACCAACCGATTTTAGCCGACAGTCCGATTTTTGAAGAAATTCATCGTATCGTTGAGCAAAATGCGCCAAAACTAGCAGCACTCAACAGCGGTTATCATTCCCCCGAAGAAGTGCGGTCGGTTTTTAGCGAAATATCAGGGCAAAAAATTGATGAAAGTGTCGTGATTAGCCTACCTGTGTATTCGGATTTTGGTAGCCATATTCGCTTTGGCAAAGAGATATTTATTAACAGCAATGTGATGTTTACCGATTTGGGCGGTATTACCATTGAAGATAAGGTGCTAATCGGTCCGAAAGCCAGCATTTTGACCGTCAATCACCCGACTAACCCCACACAACGCCGTGGCTTAATTCTCAAACCTGTTCACTTAAAGAAAAACTGCTGGATTGGTGCAAACGCCACGATTTTACCGGGGGTAACCGTTGGCGAAAATGCCATTGTTGCCGCAGGTGCGGTGGTCAGCAAAGATGTTCCCGATAATGCGATTGTGGCGGGCATTCCTGCCAAAGTCATTCAAATGATTGATTAA
- a CDS encoding alpha/beta hydrolase, translating into MKLKTQLKTLTTALLLGSTLLSGTAMADITITPAKNVAPLNLTQQWDKTFKLSDQVEHHKVTFRNRYGITLAADLYVPKNAKGKLPAIVLSGPFGTVKEQSSGLHAHEMAKRGFVTLAFDPSFTGESGGEVRDTASPDIFSEDFSAAVDFIGLQSFVDRDRIGVLAICGLTGMGVTAATADSRIKAVATTAMYDMSRSMSKGYQDYYTPEQRAKIVDHISQQRWKDAENGTFAKGWHELAFDDKGNIITAPALFPETALPEDAPEVAKRFFDYYKTPRGFHPRSINSTSAWTATTPMAFFEFNLMDNIKSYNRPLLLVTGDKAHSRYYSETVYENANQPKELVVVEGADHVDLYDDFNKIPFDKFEQFFNANLK; encoded by the coding sequence ATGAAACTAAAAACTCAACTCAAAACCCTTACTACCGCATTATTACTCGGCTCAACATTATTATCAGGAACAGCTATGGCAGATATTACGATTACCCCGGCAAAAAATGTCGCACCGTTAAACTTAACACAACAATGGGATAAAACCTTTAAACTCAGCGACCAAGTAGAACACCACAAAGTGACTTTCAGAAACCGCTACGGCATTACCTTAGCTGCCGATTTATACGTACCGAAAAATGCCAAAGGCAAATTACCCGCCATCGTGTTAAGCGGTCCGTTCGGCACAGTGAAAGAACAATCTTCTGGCTTACACGCTCACGAAATGGCTAAACGTGGCTTTGTAACCCTTGCTTTTGACCCGTCATTTACCGGTGAAAGCGGTGGCGAAGTGCGTGATACCGCTTCACCGGATATTTTCTCGGAAGATTTTAGTGCGGCGGTGGATTTTATCGGCTTACAATCTTTTGTGGATCGTGATCGTATCGGTGTGTTGGCGATTTGTGGCTTAACCGGTATGGGCGTAACCGCAGCAACCGCAGACAGTCGCATTAAAGCGGTCGCAACCACGGCAATGTACGATATGTCTCGCAGTATGAGCAAAGGTTACCAAGATTACTACACCCCTGAACAACGGGCGAAAATTGTCGATCACATCAGCCAACAACGTTGGAAAGATGCGGAAAACGGTACCTTCGCTAAAGGCTGGCACGAATTAGCCTTTGATGATAAAGGCAATATCATCACAGCACCAGCATTATTTCCTGAAACTGCTTTGCCAGAAGATGCGCCTGAAGTGGCGAAACGTTTCTTTGATTACTACAAAACGCCGCGTGGTTTCCACCCGCGTTCAATCAACTCAACCAGTGCATGGACAGCAACAACACCGATGGCATTTTTTGAGTTTAACTTGATGGATAATATTAAATCATATAACCGTCCGTTATTATTGGTAACAGGCGACAAAGCGCACTCTCGTTACTACTCTGAAACGGTGTATGAAAACGCCAACCAACCGAAAGAATTAGTCGTGGTTGAAGGTGCGGATCACGTGGATTTATATGATGACTTCAACAAAATTCCGTTTGATAAATTTGAACAATTCTTCAACGCGAATTTGAAATAA